A part of Actinobaculum sp. 313 genomic DNA contains:
- a CDS encoding class I SAM-dependent methyltransferase, producing MAHLQCHLGADTVSLARMGARRVVGLDLSGESLRRARSIAERAGVDIEFIQANVYDSRQVITGDFDLVYTSLGVLCWLPDIMAWAKVVASLLRHGGRLVLRDDHPVFQAVGDDTARGLTLHAPYFQRRFPITWEDSGSYVQADSGLPAISHTVSHQWNHGVGEILTALLEAGMLIDEVTETRYSAWCRWPEMMEPCAEGYRFIDAELRDRLPLQLAVVAHRAR from the coding sequence GTGGCTCACCTGCAGTGCCATCTCGGCGCAGACACCGTGAGCTTGGCGCGTATGGGTGCTCGCCGCGTTGTTGGGCTGGATTTGTCGGGCGAATCCTTGCGCCGCGCCCGTTCCATTGCCGAGCGTGCCGGTGTCGATATCGAATTCATTCAGGCCAACGTCTATGACTCAAGGCAAGTGATCACAGGGGACTTTGACCTCGTCTACACATCCCTTGGCGTTCTGTGTTGGCTTCCGGACATTATGGCTTGGGCGAAGGTCGTCGCCTCATTGCTGAGGCACGGCGGCCGACTAGTGTTGCGCGATGACCACCCGGTTTTCCAGGCTGTGGGTGATGATACCGCTCGTGGCCTTACTCTCCATGCGCCATACTTTCAACGCCGCTTCCCCATTACTTGGGAGGACAGTGGGTCGTATGTTCAGGCCGATTCCGGCTTACCCGCTATCTCCCATACTGTGAGTCACCAGTGGAATCACGGGGTTGGTGAGATCCTCACCGCGCTGCTCGAAGCTGGCATGCTCATCGATGAGGTTACGGAGACGCGCTACTCCGCGTGGTGCCGCTGGCCCGAGATGATGGAGCCCTGTGCAGAAGGCTACCGTTTTATTGATGCGGAGCTACGTGATCGTCTTCCGCTGCAGCTTGCCGTCGTCGCCCATAGAGCGCGTTGA
- a CDS encoding amino acid permease: MTTPKAAGGDSAASTRAVDAREVGSSAEPALRRALSNRHIQMIALGGAIGTGLFYGSADAITLAGPSILLAYLLGGVTIFFVVRAMGEMSVQSPTSGAFSAYAYRYWSPRAGFISGWNYWFNYVAVSMVELSVVGVYINYWFPTVPRWLTAALVLLIITFVNIVGVRAFGEFEFWFALIKVIAIIGMIVLGIVVIIMGTNPGAGLPAPSFSHLWNEGGFFPHGVSGMAKSLAVVMFSFGGIELIGITAGEADDPQRSIPRAINQVVYRILIFYIGALLVIMAVVPWNRIDGKLSPFVQIFDSVGIGVAAHILNLVVLTAALSVYNSALYSNGRMLYSLSWQGNAPRSFRQLSGRGVPLLGVLVSSVVTVGAVILAFAQPDTAFPVLMSTALASALINWAMILITQLKFRQSLTPKEVAQLRFKLPGGRLATAFALTMLGAVAVLMAVLPDHQVAVVVGPVWLLALFLSYEVKTRYQRARGR, from the coding sequence ATGACTACTCCGAAAGCTGCGGGAGGCGACTCTGCGGCATCCACGCGCGCAGTAGATGCTCGCGAAGTCGGAAGCTCTGCCGAGCCCGCCTTGCGCCGCGCGCTGAGCAACCGTCACATCCAGATGATTGCTCTGGGAGGAGCCATTGGCACCGGGCTGTTCTATGGTTCAGCTGATGCGATTACTCTCGCGGGTCCTTCGATTCTGCTTGCCTACTTGCTGGGCGGGGTAACGATTTTCTTCGTCGTGCGGGCGATGGGCGAAATGTCCGTGCAGTCCCCCACCTCTGGCGCGTTCAGCGCCTATGCCTATCGGTATTGGAGTCCGCGCGCCGGATTCATCTCCGGTTGGAACTACTGGTTCAACTACGTCGCCGTCTCGATGGTTGAGTTGTCTGTTGTTGGCGTCTATATCAACTACTGGTTCCCCACCGTCCCGCGCTGGTTGACGGCTGCGCTTGTTCTCCTCATCATTACCTTTGTCAACATTGTCGGCGTGCGAGCCTTCGGGGAGTTCGAGTTCTGGTTCGCCCTTATCAAGGTCATTGCGATTATCGGCATGATCGTGCTGGGTATCGTCGTCATCATCATGGGGACGAATCCCGGCGCAGGCCTGCCGGCCCCCAGTTTCTCCCACCTGTGGAACGAAGGCGGTTTCTTCCCTCATGGCGTGAGCGGCATGGCGAAATCTCTGGCGGTGGTGATGTTCTCCTTCGGTGGCATTGAGCTCATTGGCATTACCGCTGGCGAGGCGGACGATCCACAACGTTCCATTCCCCGTGCTATCAACCAGGTTGTCTATCGAATCCTCATTTTCTATATCGGTGCGCTCCTCGTTATCATGGCGGTCGTCCCCTGGAATCGCATCGACGGGAAACTGAGTCCTTTCGTGCAGATCTTCGATTCCGTGGGGATTGGCGTAGCCGCGCATATTCTCAATCTGGTAGTGCTAACGGCCGCGCTTTCCGTGTACAACTCGGCGCTGTACTCCAATGGCCGCATGTTGTACTCGCTGTCCTGGCAGGGTAATGCACCACGTTCTTTCCGCCAACTATCGGGACGAGGCGTCCCGCTTCTCGGCGTTCTCGTTTCCTCCGTGGTAACCGTGGGCGCGGTGATCCTTGCCTTCGCACAACCGGACACCGCGTTCCCTGTTCTCATGTCCACTGCGCTTGCCTCCGCGCTTATCAACTGGGCCATGATCCTCATCACCCAGCTCAAGTTCCGGCAGTCGCTCACCCCGAAAGAGGTGGCTCAGTTGCGCTTCAAGCTGCCCGGAGGGCGGTTGGCAACCGCCTTCGCGTTGACCATGTTGGGCGCGGTCGCCGTGCTTATGGCGGTGCTTCCCGACCATCAGGTGGCCGTGGTGGTTGGGCCTGTCTGGCTGTTGGCGCTCTTCCTCAGTTACGAAGTCAAAACGCGCTACCAGCGCGCGCGTGGGCGATAG
- a CDS encoding alpha/beta hydrolase, translating to MAGPFRQIDPAQFSRHWLDVPYASEDPRQVLDIWLPDDGEGPFPLVIFVHGGGWVSGDKRENTMPGVFKLPSQGYAVACIEYRLAPQVTWPAPLFDVRAAIRWLRAHGPEYQLKTDKIVAWGNSAGGHILNMVAALGGRNIQRGEHLGNAEQSDAVQGLINLYAPSDMYQVDLCNVLPESAVADVTPGSALSAVDIAAEGMAFPHNLVMGFKCSRNPEAAAYGSPIHFVTESFPPAYFMHGTEDVVVPFSQSAAMTNKVNETCHEKRAKLESFSGAGHGHPSMKTDKVVDRIIDFIDTVLWDGPRTRTPLPPDPRLIED from the coding sequence ATGGCAGGGCCATTCCGTCAGATTGATCCCGCGCAATTCTCCCGACACTGGCTCGACGTGCCATATGCCAGTGAGGACCCACGCCAAGTACTCGACATCTGGCTCCCCGACGACGGCGAGGGCCCCTTCCCTCTCGTCATCTTCGTGCACGGCGGTGGCTGGGTCAGCGGCGATAAACGCGAGAACACAATGCCCGGCGTGTTCAAGCTCCCTTCCCAGGGCTACGCCGTCGCCTGCATCGAGTATCGGCTGGCGCCGCAGGTCACCTGGCCCGCGCCACTGTTCGACGTGCGCGCCGCCATCCGTTGGTTACGTGCGCACGGGCCCGAGTACCAGCTCAAGACCGACAAAATCGTCGCCTGGGGGAACTCCGCTGGTGGTCATATCCTCAACATGGTAGCTGCACTGGGCGGGCGCAATATCCAGCGCGGCGAGCACCTTGGAAACGCAGAACAATCCGACGCAGTCCAAGGTCTCATTAACCTCTATGCGCCCAGTGACATGTACCAGGTGGACCTGTGCAACGTACTGCCGGAATCCGCCGTCGCCGATGTGACTCCCGGATCAGCACTCAGCGCAGTCGATATCGCCGCCGAAGGCATGGCTTTCCCACATAACCTCGTCATGGGATTCAAATGCTCGCGAAACCCCGAAGCCGCAGCATATGGCAGCCCCATTCACTTCGTAACAGAGAGCTTCCCACCGGCATATTTCATGCACGGAACCGAGGACGTCGTCGTACCGTTTTCGCAATCGGCCGCTATGACCAACAAGGTCAACGAAACCTGCCACGAAAAACGTGCAAAGCTGGAATCGTTCAGCGGCGCTGGGCACGGACATCCCTCAATGAAGACCGACAAGGTCGTGGATCGGATCATCGACTTCATCGACACAGTTCTATGGGACGGACCGCGCACCCGCACTCCTCTACCACCCGACCCACGTTTGATCGAGGACTGA